Genomic window (Octopus sinensis unplaced genomic scaffold, ASM634580v1 Contig00223, whole genome shotgun sequence):
atgtgttccccagctggacgggacgccagtccatcgcagcgttactcatttttgccagctgtgtgaactggagcaatgtgaagtgttttgctcaagaacacaacgcatcgcccagtccaggaatcgaaaccacaatcttacgatcatgatgctgacatcctaaccactaagccacgcgcctccacttgtgcctaaattagaaacaataattaatatataaaataataatatttaaatattaatggtACAGGCGCAGACGTGGcaatgtgttaagaagtttgcttctcaaacatatattaccgggttcagttccaccgcctggtatctttggcaagtgtcttctacaatagcctcgggcgaccaaattcatgtgagtggatttggtaggcggaaaatgggatggatggatagatggatggatggacggacggctTTCAAAATACCCCCCACCCTTAGGAGTTCACACCCTTTTGCCAGCAATTCTGCTTCTGCTGGTACCTTCTCTGGAATGCTATGGAACTTCGCCGTCGCTTTTCACATAATTTCCTTTTGTGATTCAAAATCCTTTCCCTTTCCAGCGTGGTTTTCAGTTTGGTGAAGAGCCAGAAGTCACACGGTGCCAAATCGGGAGAGTAGTGATTCTGTCGAACAAGTAAAGCGGTGTTTTGTCTTTGACCAGAAAAGCATGAACTAGGagatgcattcaaaatgtgtccGACTTTATTTTATCGCCGTCATTCTCCGCATGTAAAAATCCTCCATCAAAAGGGAATGCACGGATCCTGTGCTTATTCCCACTTCGTGAGTAATTTCCTGGATTAATTACACAAGGCTCTTCCACGACTATTCCCCGAACCTTCTCAATCGGTACCTCGTTTCGGCTTGTGGATGACCTACCAGATAGTGCCTCGCTCTCTACTGAGGTGTGGTCATGTTTGAATCGATTACGCCACTCTTTGATCCCAGTTTTACTCCTGGCATCATCGCCAAAGATCTgctgaatcttctggatggtttgaccTTGAGTATCACTaagtttttatttcaaaaattgatGCAATATATCTGCTCCGTGAGCAGCCTTTATCAAAGTACTTGAAGAGACCCAGACTGATGGGACGAAACATATGTGCTACCTAATAAAAGTCTAATACGAAATTCATCTTCtattgctctagcatggccgcagttaaatgactgaaacaaataaaagaataagagaataaaagaatacaagcacatatataaagcataaagcCAGTAAATGTAAGAGGTAAAGCTAGAATTATCGTTCCATGTGATTACAGCCATTTCATAACCTTCTTTATGGTGTATTAAAATTACACACACGTTTCCATCAATCTTTGCTCATGTGTCTATGTGTTAAATACTAGTATGCAAACTGGTAGCTCCAGTTGTCTTAAGCAACTGgatttgttgtgtatataaatacactttctgcttgtttctctgggattggtcaagGGATGCAGGCACCTACTTTGAGAACCCAATAAGTTTCAAAAATCTAATTGAAGGCTACTCACCATTTTTCCAGTCTATGGAGAAATCTctcatgtttgtatgtctacgtatatatatatatatatatatatatatatatatatgtgtgtgtgtgtgtgtgtgtgtgtgtgtgtgtgtgtgtgtgtgtatgtgtgtgtgtgtgaaggcgcgtggcttagtggttacggaaTTCCGCTCACgagcgtaaggtcgtgagttcaattcctggcgacgcgttgtgtcctggagcaagacactttatttcacgttactccagttttatttctattcctgtttttcgtaaaccttcccgctatatatatatatataatatatatacataacgggaaggtttacgaaaataaacaaaagacgaaggcaggtggagtacaaacaaacaaatgtattagtatggcgctcaggaatagaaataaaacaagtcttttacgtttcgagcctacactcttcgacagaaagatacacagaaaagaaacaaggagagaaaaaaaaatgcgtgtaggagctaacgatccaacatgatatatatatatatatatatatatatatatatatatatatatatattatatatatacacacacacatatacagaatttCTATCATTGGGTGAGGAAGGAAGTGTAGGTggtgaaaaaggaagaaaggaaaagacaatggaatgaaggaaggaaaataaaataaaattaaaaaattaaagaggGGCTTAAAGGGGGGGATCAGAGGATAAATACAATATGGTGCTTCATTCACACTGTAACAGAAATTATGCATCTATACAcgtttgtatatagatacatgtgtgtgtgtgtgtgacctctgTCAAAAGTCTTCATCCACAACTTGTCTAATGACTGTGAGAGCACACAAGCGAAACTCCAGAGCAGCACGAGGCCGACTCGACTAAAATAAATATGCTATTAATATCTACTGTGGTACTGAGTACTACTGCTTCCGACAGTCATCactaaatgttgatgataaaagataaacatgaatatatatatatacataaatttaaatgcacatatatctctatctatctatctatctatctatttatctatctatctatctatctatctatctatctatctatctatatttgatagacaaagatatatgtgcatttggatagatcgatcgatcgatcgatagatagatagatagatagatagatagatagatagatagatagatagatagatagatagatagattgattgattgattgattgattgatagatagatagatagatagatagatagatagatagatagatagatagatagatagatagatagatagatagacagatagataatttctgtattggccacacagggctaaacacagaggggacaattacaaaaagaaaaagaaaaaaatagggaaaatgatcAAAATGGATCGAAATCGTTGGGAATATATTCAAAAAATGTGCAAAAAGTTCTCAAGAAATGgggaggtttatctgtggaaagaaaagcctacgaaaagaccacagtaacctcgggtAATTACGTCacatattaacatttatttacaaataagtaactctctttattaaattttttttacggttcataggatcatgctcaaggtggcttcgtcattatTCGTGCCGTCCTTGCTACATTTAGCCATCTGTTTTTGAAACAGTCGCTAGACAAAACtgccctctctactctcaccttccttttcaagtgatacttgaaaaagttgatgagcgattgaccagagaggaaagtgtttgcctctaatcctttcaggcacgtccaccagatacattctttcgccatagctacAAGTattatgaaaatagctcttccttcccgtttgagaGAAGGAGGCttgacgatattgacgatagactcaactgataaaccgactcgtcccacacgtgacagcagtcgttcgacataagcccacaggtcggaaatggttggacactgcacgagtgcgtgagatagatagatagatagatagatagatagatagatagatagatagatagatagatagatagatagatagatagatagatagatagatagatagataactccatgtccccctactttttgctttttgagctaaaaaattaactaactaactaacgacCTCCAGGTTACAAATATTAGCACCTTCACCACACAGCCGCAGTAAAACAAAAGCATAATAAACCCATTATCAGTAATAAGTGTATCATGGACTCCATTCTTATGAAGAAACAACGGCCCGTGTTGCTGCAATTACAGCACGGATTATTACAAAGTCATCAACAAATTATTATTTGGTGAGTATATACAAAACTTAGTGAACGCATGAGTATTGCTGATTTCTATCTTTCATTGACGAGGATATCATAACACCGAAACCTGTGCAGAATCTCAATATAGTTCATTAATATTGAGTTGGCAGTATCGttggccgggcaaaatgcttagcagcatttcgttcgtctttatgttaatggtcaaaattccgccgaggtcaacttcgccttttatccttttggggtctataaaataagtacaaattgaGCACGGTTAGGAGGAGGGGAAGGTTCAGTGTaaccgacttaaccccttccccgaacttgctggagttgtgcaaaaatttaaaaccaatacagAATAGAGATTTGTGTAATGTTATATGAAGTAGCAAGAGGTAGATATTGAAATTTGGTTTTTGTGTAGAATAGAAGTTGAAGTGTAAGggaccaaaagaaaaaaatgggtaAAGATTAAATTGAAAAATAGATGAATAGTTGTGTCCACAATATTGTGCCATTGGCAACATTGTGGTCATTAATTTCAAATGGCTTTTGATTCCTAACCCTAGGTCTCGTTTGATCTTTTACATAAGCTCCGTTGTTgtcgttcttcttcttccaatcaggactcacgccattagccacaaagaataatctctaattcgagcctactctaagctgctaagaatgcgtgtgacaacttgaagatccatccaccacacgcgatagactggcggttgtgcgggcgcgaaagctacgttgttatcctcattctttAAACGgcggcttttaacgggtggagagctgaattatcctggggtacagagaatTCGCAATTTAGACTAGGGGTCTGATAGTTTACCACAAAGTGAGAGAAAGGTAAAACATTAATAAGCATCGGACAATCCAGAATATCAATATATAGTGAGGAGGGGAGATgaagggagaagaagagaaggggagaagaggaggggaggggaggaagaggggtTTGATGAGAGTGAGGAAAAGCAAGacgagggggaggaagaggaggtagaTGAGGGTGAGGAAGAGAAGGTATATGAGTGTGGGGcaggggaggagaggaggaagaggaggcaaGGCCTCAGCACTTCCTGTCTGCATACGGGACagcaaaatagcagccaaatatctctaCTGTCTTCAGAAGAGAAGATCATataggataatgtagtccttgatacacaaTGCCTGAAAAACTACGGAATGGCTATGACTGGAATGTTTTACCGTCTCTGATCAATGATGAACTTGGGTTTATATAATAGCACAAGGACAGAGTATAAAACAATAGAAACAAGCCTTTGTCTCATAATTGGGACAGATATTATTTGAACTGTCCCAGACAGCCGAATATATACGGTCAGCAAGAAATTCAACTTTGGCACCAGTTTATGATAGAAAATATAACAGTGAGTTATCTGCCCGTGACCAGTCACGTGATTTAAACAAAAGTGAGCTGCTCAGAAAGATGGCCAAGATTCAAAGATTAGCGGCGAAATCGTATAAGCATGCAAAATTGTTTCCACCTGGTGAGGTCTTAAGATCAAATGACGGACGTACCGAATTTTTGCTTGGGAAACTAGTCGGAACCGGCGGTTTTGGTTTAATCTACGATGTCATGCGTATTGATATTGAAACAGAGGAGGAATATGTTGCTAAAATCGAACCAATAGCTAATGGCCCTCTCTTTAACGAATATCACATAGTGCAAAAACTTGGTCAGCGGAAAACTATGATTGATTATGCAAGAAATAAAGAATTGTCACGTCATCTTGCAATACCTCTGTTTGTAGCGGGAGGAATCCACGAATACCAAGGGAAGAAATATCGATTCATAATTCTACCGAAATACGGAGATGATCTACGTAAAGTATTTCAACGCTATGGATTTTTTCCGAATAAACGTTCAGTATATCTTATCGCAATTCAAATGCTAGACGCTCTAGAATATATCCATCAACACGGCTATGTTCATGCTGATATAAAGGCGGGTAATATCTTGTTAGAAAGTAACAAATCagttaaagtaaaaaaaacaactaaaggaTATTACCCGGTGATAGAGAGATTGTATCTGATAGATTATGGCTTGGCTGCCAAATATATCCAGAATAATAAACATAAGCCTTATTATGAAGCTAGCAGAAAGGCTCACCAGGGAACATTGTTTTATACCAGCATAGATGCTCATAAAGGGGTAGCACAATCTCGAAGAGGGGACTTACAGAATCTAGGATTCTGTCTTCTTGAATGGCTTACGGGTAGTTTGCCctggaaaaagaaaacagttaaagACAAAGTGAAAAAAAGCAAAGAGTTATTGATGTCCAAACTTAACAGACTCTCTGATGAATATTTAAAAACTTATTTCAAATATGTTGCCAATATGCGCTACGAAGAAAAACCAAATTATGAAGAATTGCGAAATTTATTCAATAAGGCTGTGAAGGGTATCGacataaatgaaagaaatgcaaGTTGCATTTTCGAGAGAAAACGGAAAAATTCACCTCTGAATCTGATTCCAAAAAAAGCTAAATATGATTAAGTCCAAGTGATACAGAAAGTGTCTCgtaatataagagag
Coding sequences:
- the LOC115226863 gene encoding serine/threonine-protein kinase VRK2-like yields the protein MAKIQRLAAKSYKHAKLFPPGEVLRSNDGRTEFLLGKLVGTGGFGLIYDVMRIDIETEEEYVAKIEPIANGPLFNEYHIVQKLGQRKTMIDYARNKELSRHLAIPLFVAGGIHEYQGKKYRFIILPKYGDDLRKVFQRYGFFPNKRSVYLIAIQMLDALEYIHQHGYVHADIKAGNILLESNKSVKVKKTTKGYYPVIERLYLIDYGLAAKYIQNNKHKPYYEASRKAHQGTLFYTSIDAHKGVAQSRRGDLQNLGFCLLEWLTGSLPWKKKTVKDKVKKSKELLMSKLNRLSDEYLKTYFKYVANMRYEEKPNYEELRNLFNKAVKGIDINERNASCIFERKRKNSPLNLIPKKAKYD